The sequence TCTCAAACATGCTTTAGGGAGACTCTAGAATTCTCCCTTCCATTCTTTCTCCTCTGCTACACCTGAAGACTCTCCCTTCTGCTCCTGTCATCAGGCCTATTTCCTGACATGCACTTTTCTCCCCACAGGACAAGAAGTGGTCACTCCTCCTGGATACTCACAAAATAATGCAAACCCTACAGACTGCGAGATCTTTACACtcacccctccccctgccacaAGGAACCCAGTGACAAGGATCCAGTCCATCACCAGGACACCCAGGTGTCCCTTCCATTTTTTCCCGCCACGATGGCTCCGAGTCTACATTAGGTTTCCATACAGGCCTTACCCTCCTCCAACGTGGAACCACCATTTTCAATTCCATCCATATTTTTGTCCATACAGTCGCCTTCCTCCTTATTACAATTATTTCCccaggagaagactctggagaggaaGTTCCTCTgaggaaagcagagaaaagagagaagcccCAAATGTGCTGAAGTAAAAGAAGCCAAG comes from Bubalus kerabau isolate K-KA32 ecotype Philippines breed swamp buffalo chromosome 7, PCC_UOA_SB_1v2, whole genome shotgun sequence and encodes:
- the ODAPH gene encoding odontogenesis associated phosphoprotein: MAHRPCFSYWLLVCWLVVTVAEGQEVVTPPGYSQNNANPTDCEIFTLTPPPATRNPVTRIQSITRTPRCPFHFFPPRWLRVYIRFPYRPYPPPTWNHHFQFHPYFCPYSRLPPYYNYFPRRRLWRGSSSEESREKREAPNVLK